In Trichomycterus rosablanca isolate fTriRos1 chromosome 4, fTriRos1.hap1, whole genome shotgun sequence, one DNA window encodes the following:
- the gigyf1a gene encoding GRB10-interacting GYF protein 1 isoform X1 yields the protein MTAETLNFGPEWLRALSSGGSVTSPPPSPAMPKYKLAEYRYGREEMLALYVKDDKIPEDMQDKAFAAILQDESQQPLALVPLTEEEQRNFSLSVNSVAVLRLMGKGGGAIPAGIARGRGSVRGGRGRGRGEGGFYQRSPEEEVGFSRNVREIHRSQSWDDRGERRFEKPLRREGLRVGFEEVSSVVRKEFMRSDSDNWRTLREEHEQEEEGDTGGSWRLAGSRRDDGGPRSAGWREHGETRRRKFDFDFRDGGSEGGRRRTGSEGAEEERDGLPEWCTDEEDGEMGTFDSSGAFMSFKKGPKDPIPEEEFDFQGVEDEDEFGTEAERKNGSVGEKTDSDETDLAAVSEVEVKSLPPSSPSPPPFLTALQAEPTPSVAPTAPEDPQPLPAIASKMPSEVVLPEPVSELSPSASSSLPSSPPSSSSAATDLPLTGGDPEDDEGLKHLQQEAEKMVAALQDTSPEEECFTQTLHESRNTAAALPLSHDSAMKWFYKDPQGEIQGPFSTVEMCEWFQAGYFSMSLLVKRGCDEGFQPLGDVIKMWGRVPFAPGPSPPPLLCNLDQDRLKKQQELAAAAALYQQLQQQQQQQQQQQLFQLINRCGEQGMMPSMNRSISVPDTGSMWDMHTSASQPTGGEAILWDLPMNSSTQGPILEQLQKLQERREAELRAKEEERKRRDEKRRQQEEQKRREEEELFRRKQELLVKLLQQAPRQGASGSGWSGGPVPGLGKQNKPMNVMDLQQEAERVYKQQHRAQQQQRWAPDGVGSLWASGGMDGKAPGGSSPSGGSMGVWDEALKNQSAIRSNMGLKNSRSSPSLSSTDPYMMINRRKRTEDEERLLKLLQGMKTQDGFTTWCEQMLHALNTSANNSNSSLDVATIVAYLKEVESPYEVLDFIRSYLGDTVEAKEFAKQFLERRAKQKANHQRQQQLSKDVGGLTMNNFALQDSMRGMNPATLQSVFQAVHSGKGGMGYDQAGKLKKKQPMMLHSDPSILGYSFHGAGDRMSLSEMEMVEDY from the exons ATGACAGCTGAGACACTTAACTTCGGCCCAGAATG GCTCCGTGCACTTTCCAGTGGAGGCAGCGTGACTTCCCCTCCTCCCTCTCCTGCTATGCCAAAGTACAAGCTGGCCGAATATCGCTATGGCCGAGAGGAGATGTTAGCACTTTATGTCAAAGACGACAAG attCCAGAGGACATGCAGGATAAGGCTTTTGCTGCTATTCTGCAGGATGAGTCTCAGCAGCCTCTGGCACTGGTGCCCCTTACTGAAGAGGAGCAg CGGAATTTCTCCTTGTCCGTCAACAGTGTAGCTGTTCTGAGGCTAATGGGTAAAGGGGGTGGGGCCATTCCTGCTGGCATTGCTCGTGGCAGAGGCAGCGTGAGAGGTGGCCGAG gcAGAGGCCGTGGTGAAGGTGGGTTCTACCAAAGAAGTCCTGAAGAAGAAGTGGGATTTAGCAGAAATGTTAGAGAGATCCACCGTAGCCAAAGCTGGGATGACCG GGGTGAGAGGCGTTTTGAGAAGCCCCTGCGTAGAGAGGGGTTACGTGTTGGTTTTGAGGAGGTGAGCTCCGTGGTAAGAAAGGAGTTCATGCGCTCTGACAGTGATAACTGGCGCACACTGAGAGAGGAGCATGAGCAGGAGGAAGAGGGCGACACCGGCGGAAGCTGGAGACTGGCTGGCTCACGTCGAGATG ATGGTGGTCCTCGCTCAGCAGGCTGGCGGGAGCATGGCGAGACTCGCCGCAGGAAGTTTGACTTTGACTTCCGGGATGGAGGGAGTGAAGGGGGCAGAAGAAGGACAGGAAGTGAAGGTGCTGAGGAAGAAAGAGATGGGTTACCTGAGTGGTGCACAGATGAAGAGGATGGGGAAATGGGCACCTTTGACTCCTCTGGTGCTTTCATGTCATTTAAG AAGGGCCCCAAGGACCCTATTCCAGAAGAGGAGTTTGATTTCCAGGGTGTAGAAGATGAGGATGAGTTTGGTACAGAAGCAGAGAGGAAAAACGGCAGTGTTGGAGAGAAAACCGACAGCG ATGAGACTGATTTGGCAGCTGTGTCTGAGGTAGAGGTAAAgtctctccctccctcctctccttctcctcctccgTTCCTCACTGCTCTTCAGGCCGAGCCCACTCCCTCTGTTGCCCCCACAGCTCCGGAGGATCCTCAGCCTTTGCCTGCCATAGCCAGCAAGATGCCAAGTGAAG tagTGTTACCAGAACCTGTGTCCGAGCTGAGCCCGAGTGCCTCCTCCAGTCTGCCTTCATCCCCTCCTTCATCTTCCTCTGCTGCTACTGATCTCCCACTAACGGGGGGTGACCCTGAGGATGATGAGGGATTGAAGCACCTGCAGCAG GAGGCAGAGAAAATGGTTGCAGCTCTTCAGGACACATCTCCGGAAGAAGAGTGTTTTACCCAGACACTGCACGAAAGCAGAAACACTGCAGCTGCCCTGCCTCTCTCCCATGATTCTGCCATGAAGTGGTTCTACAAAGACCCACAGGGAGAGATCCAGG GCCCTTTTAGCACTGTGGAGATGTGCGAGTGGTTTCAGGCAGGCTACTTTAGCATGTCTCTGCTGGTGAAGCGGGGCTGTGACGAGGGCTTCCAGCCTCTGGGGGATGTCATTAAAATGTGGGGCCGTGTACCCTTCGCCCCCGGGCCCTCCCCACCACCGCTGCTG TGTAATCTAGATCAGGATAGGCTGAAGAAGCAGCAGGAGTTAGCTGCGGCTGCAGCACTCTACCAGCAACTGCAacagcaacagcagcagcagcagcagcagcagctattTCAGCTCATTAACAG GTGCGGAGAGCAGGGTATGATGCCTTCGATGAACAGATCAATATCAGTGCCAGATACAGGGTCCATGTGGGACATGCATACCTCAGCCTCACAGCCAACAG GTGGTGAGGCCATTCTATGGGACTTACCAATGAATTCTTCAACTCAGGGTCCAATTCTTGAACAGCTTCAGAAG CTCCAGGAGAGACGAGAGGCTGAACTCAGGGCGAAGGAGGAAGAGCGAAAACGAAGAGACGAAAAAAGGAGGCAGCAAGAAGAACAGAAGAGGAGAGAAGAGGAAGAACTCTTTAGGCGCAAACAG GAGCTGCTGGTGAAGCTGCTGCAGCAAGCTCCGCGTCAGGGTGCTTCAGGCTCAGGATGGAGCGGAGGCCCCGTGCCTGGACTGGGAAAGCAGAACAAGCCCATGAATGTGATGGATCTTCAACAGGAGGCAGAAAGGGTCTACAAACAACAGCATAGAGCCCAGCAGCAACAAAGA TGGGCTCCTGATGGTGTGGGTTCTCTGTGGGCATCTGGTGGCATGGATGGGAAGGCACCAGGGGGAAGCAGTCCCTCAGGAGGGAGCATGGGTGTTTGGGACGAGGCTCTTAAGAACCAGAGTGCCATTCGCAGCAACATGGGCCTGAAGAACAGTCGCAGCAGCCCATCGCTCAG TAGTACAGACCCATACATGATGATCAACCGACGCAAGCGGACAGAGGACGAAGAGCGCTTGCTGAAGCTTCTGCAGGGGATGAAGACTCAGGATGGCTTTACCACATGGTGTGAGCAGATGCTGCATGCTCTTAATACCTCTGCCAACAACTCCAACTCCTCCCTGGATg TGGCCACCATTGTAGCCTATTTAAAGGAGGTGGAGTCACCGTATGAGGTCCTGGACTTTATTCGCTCCTACCTGGGGGACACTGTGGAAGCCAAAGAGTTTGCCAAGCAGTTCCTGGAGCGCCGTGCCAAACAGAAAGCCAACCACCAGAGACAGCAGCAG CTCTCTAAAGATGTTGGTGGGCTTACCATGAACAACTTTGCTCTGCAG GATTCTATGAGGGGGATGAACCCAGCCACTCTGCAGTCCGTGTTCCAGGCAGTGCATTCTGGGAAGGGAGGCATGGGCTATGACCAGGCAGGAAAACTGAAGAAGAAACAACCCATGATGCTTCACTCTGATCCAAGCATTTTAG
- the gigyf1a gene encoding GRB10-interacting GYF protein 1 isoform X5, protein MTAETLNFGPEWLRALSSGGSVTSPPPSPAMPKYKLAEYRYGREEMLALYVKDDKIPEDMQDKAFAAILQDESQQPLALVPLTEEEQRNFSLSVNSVAVLRLMGKGGGAIPAGIARGRGSVRGGRGRGRGEGGFYQRSPEEEVGFSRNVREIHRSQSWDDRGERRFEKPLRREGLRVGFEEVSSVVRKEFMRSDSDNWRTLREEHEQEEEGDTGGSWRLAGSRRDDGGPRSAGWREHGETRRRKFDFDFRDGGSEGGRRRTGSEGAEEERDGLPEWCTDEEDGEMGTFDSSGAFMSFKKGPKDPIPEEEFDFQGVEDEDEFGTEAERKNGSVGEKTDSDETDLAAVSEVEVKSLPPSSPSPPPFLTALQAEPTPSVAPTAPEDPQPLPAIASKMPSEVVLPEPVSELSPSASSSLPSSPPSSSSAATDLPLTGGDPEDDEGLKHLQQEAEKMVAALQDTSPEEECFTQTLHESRNTAAALPLSHDSAMKWFYKDPQGEIQGPFSTVEMCEWFQAGYFSMSLLVKRGCDEGFQPLGDVIKMWGRVPFAPGPSPPPLLCNLDQDRLKKQQELAAAAALYQQLQQQQQQQQQQQLFQLINRCGEQGMMPSMNRSISVPDTGSMWDMHTSASQPTGGEAILWDLPMNSSTQGPILEQLQKLQERREAELRAKEEERKRRDEKRRQQEEQKRREEEELFRRKQELLVKLLQQAPRQGASGSGWSGGPVPGLGKQNKPMNVMDLQQEAERVYKQQHRAQQQQRWAPDGVGSLWASGGMDGKAPGGSSPSGGSMGVWDEALKNQSAIRSNMGLKNSRSSPSLSSTDPYMMINRRKRTEDEERLLKLLQGMKTQDGFTTWCEQMLHALNTSANNSNSSLDGFYEGDEPSHSAVRVPGSAFWEGRHGL, encoded by the exons ATGACAGCTGAGACACTTAACTTCGGCCCAGAATG GCTCCGTGCACTTTCCAGTGGAGGCAGCGTGACTTCCCCTCCTCCCTCTCCTGCTATGCCAAAGTACAAGCTGGCCGAATATCGCTATGGCCGAGAGGAGATGTTAGCACTTTATGTCAAAGACGACAAG attCCAGAGGACATGCAGGATAAGGCTTTTGCTGCTATTCTGCAGGATGAGTCTCAGCAGCCTCTGGCACTGGTGCCCCTTACTGAAGAGGAGCAg CGGAATTTCTCCTTGTCCGTCAACAGTGTAGCTGTTCTGAGGCTAATGGGTAAAGGGGGTGGGGCCATTCCTGCTGGCATTGCTCGTGGCAGAGGCAGCGTGAGAGGTGGCCGAG gcAGAGGCCGTGGTGAAGGTGGGTTCTACCAAAGAAGTCCTGAAGAAGAAGTGGGATTTAGCAGAAATGTTAGAGAGATCCACCGTAGCCAAAGCTGGGATGACCG GGGTGAGAGGCGTTTTGAGAAGCCCCTGCGTAGAGAGGGGTTACGTGTTGGTTTTGAGGAGGTGAGCTCCGTGGTAAGAAAGGAGTTCATGCGCTCTGACAGTGATAACTGGCGCACACTGAGAGAGGAGCATGAGCAGGAGGAAGAGGGCGACACCGGCGGAAGCTGGAGACTGGCTGGCTCACGTCGAGATG ATGGTGGTCCTCGCTCAGCAGGCTGGCGGGAGCATGGCGAGACTCGCCGCAGGAAGTTTGACTTTGACTTCCGGGATGGAGGGAGTGAAGGGGGCAGAAGAAGGACAGGAAGTGAAGGTGCTGAGGAAGAAAGAGATGGGTTACCTGAGTGGTGCACAGATGAAGAGGATGGGGAAATGGGCACCTTTGACTCCTCTGGTGCTTTCATGTCATTTAAG AAGGGCCCCAAGGACCCTATTCCAGAAGAGGAGTTTGATTTCCAGGGTGTAGAAGATGAGGATGAGTTTGGTACAGAAGCAGAGAGGAAAAACGGCAGTGTTGGAGAGAAAACCGACAGCG ATGAGACTGATTTGGCAGCTGTGTCTGAGGTAGAGGTAAAgtctctccctccctcctctccttctcctcctccgTTCCTCACTGCTCTTCAGGCCGAGCCCACTCCCTCTGTTGCCCCCACAGCTCCGGAGGATCCTCAGCCTTTGCCTGCCATAGCCAGCAAGATGCCAAGTGAAG tagTGTTACCAGAACCTGTGTCCGAGCTGAGCCCGAGTGCCTCCTCCAGTCTGCCTTCATCCCCTCCTTCATCTTCCTCTGCTGCTACTGATCTCCCACTAACGGGGGGTGACCCTGAGGATGATGAGGGATTGAAGCACCTGCAGCAG GAGGCAGAGAAAATGGTTGCAGCTCTTCAGGACACATCTCCGGAAGAAGAGTGTTTTACCCAGACACTGCACGAAAGCAGAAACACTGCAGCTGCCCTGCCTCTCTCCCATGATTCTGCCATGAAGTGGTTCTACAAAGACCCACAGGGAGAGATCCAGG GCCCTTTTAGCACTGTGGAGATGTGCGAGTGGTTTCAGGCAGGCTACTTTAGCATGTCTCTGCTGGTGAAGCGGGGCTGTGACGAGGGCTTCCAGCCTCTGGGGGATGTCATTAAAATGTGGGGCCGTGTACCCTTCGCCCCCGGGCCCTCCCCACCACCGCTGCTG TGTAATCTAGATCAGGATAGGCTGAAGAAGCAGCAGGAGTTAGCTGCGGCTGCAGCACTCTACCAGCAACTGCAacagcaacagcagcagcagcagcagcagcagctattTCAGCTCATTAACAG GTGCGGAGAGCAGGGTATGATGCCTTCGATGAACAGATCAATATCAGTGCCAGATACAGGGTCCATGTGGGACATGCATACCTCAGCCTCACAGCCAACAG GTGGTGAGGCCATTCTATGGGACTTACCAATGAATTCTTCAACTCAGGGTCCAATTCTTGAACAGCTTCAGAAG CTCCAGGAGAGACGAGAGGCTGAACTCAGGGCGAAGGAGGAAGAGCGAAAACGAAGAGACGAAAAAAGGAGGCAGCAAGAAGAACAGAAGAGGAGAGAAGAGGAAGAACTCTTTAGGCGCAAACAG GAGCTGCTGGTGAAGCTGCTGCAGCAAGCTCCGCGTCAGGGTGCTTCAGGCTCAGGATGGAGCGGAGGCCCCGTGCCTGGACTGGGAAAGCAGAACAAGCCCATGAATGTGATGGATCTTCAACAGGAGGCAGAAAGGGTCTACAAACAACAGCATAGAGCCCAGCAGCAACAAAGA TGGGCTCCTGATGGTGTGGGTTCTCTGTGGGCATCTGGTGGCATGGATGGGAAGGCACCAGGGGGAAGCAGTCCCTCAGGAGGGAGCATGGGTGTTTGGGACGAGGCTCTTAAGAACCAGAGTGCCATTCGCAGCAACATGGGCCTGAAGAACAGTCGCAGCAGCCCATCGCTCAG TAGTACAGACCCATACATGATGATCAACCGACGCAAGCGGACAGAGGACGAAGAGCGCTTGCTGAAGCTTCTGCAGGGGATGAAGACTCAGGATGGCTTTACCACATGGTGTGAGCAGATGCTGCATGCTCTTAATACCTCTGCCAACAACTCCAACTCCTCCCTGGATg GATTCTATGAGGGGGATGAACCCAGCCACTCTGCAGTCCGTGTTCCAGGCAGTGCATTCTGGGAAGGGAGGCATGGGCTATGA